The Prionailurus bengalensis isolate Pbe53 chromosome E2, Fcat_Pben_1.1_paternal_pri, whole genome shotgun sequence region GCCCCGGAGGGCAGGGGGGTcagcgtgcccccccccccccaacctgctgGAGTCCTGGAGAAGATTCTTTGCTTGACCAAAGTTCAGCCAAGCTCCTAAACCCTCTCTGGGCCTATCTGTGCGTTTCCTCGTAAATCCAGTTTTACCAAGAATCTCCCGACTGATCACTCCCGCTATCTGATCTGGTTCCTGGCGCCCCATCCCTTGCCCAGCTCACGTCTCATCTCCCTGGCCTGTCTCCAGCAAGAATCCAGTAGTCGATAGGTGGAGCCAGATGCCCCGCTTCCCCCTGATGCTTTCACTTagattttccatccactgacccccaCTGGCTCCTTCGCTAGAAATTCCCACTTGCCCCTACTGTGTTCAGAGCTgagcccttctctctcccccactgaaGTGGTCCCTACACCTATCACTTTACTGTCTTTAATACAAGTCACAAGTAAGCTTTTCTTTAACAATCCAGGCCTGCAGCACCTGGGCGGGGTCCTCCCTGTGTCCCGGATCCTGACTGCCAGCCTGCTTCTCCCAGGGTCTCTggatctctgcctctgtctcccccgtctttgtctctatttcattatccttcactgtctctctgtgtgtctctgaatCTTTGTGCCTCCCTTATTGTGTGTCTTTCTTTTGTTACCTGAATTTGTTCTCTGTCCCCCCTTGTCTGTCTCTATGTCTTTCCAtatccctttctgtctctatttctctgcccctgcctttgcctgtctccatctctctgtctcagatTTAATttgagtctctgtctctgttgctctcaatctctgctttctatctctgtctctctttttctgagtctctctgtctctactcctGACTCTCACTCTTTgggtctttctttgtctctgtctctctctctctctgcttgtttcTCTATTCTTGtctcttaattccttttttttttcttgtctattaATTTCTGCCCTTCAATCTCTGGCCCCTTTGCAATTTTATTCATTCCCATTCACCCAGGAGTtctcagtccccacccccacctgcccccatctCTTGCCCTTCCAAACCCCTCACTCACCAGCTCCTCCAAGATCCACAGCAGACTCTCCCTGGCACCTGCAGTGTCTACTCCTGGGAACGAGAGGGTCTGGCCAGCTCTCCTCACTGGCAGGGGGGCCCTCAGGGCATGGGGAAGTGGGCCCAGTCCTGGGGGCACCAGTCCCGCCTGCCTCAGTTGCCTCCACAGTTCCATAGTCTCTGAGTAGTGGCAGCCAGGAGCAGAAAGTGACAAGGTCCAGATTGACCCAGTCCCCTGAGGAGCTGgtaggggaagtggggggggggggggagggagcaaaGAGCGCGGGAAGGGGGAGCAGGTGCCTGGGACAGAATTCCAAAGTCCACTCTCTGGTAAGAATTGGCAGCCTCACGGgggttttcttccttctaaagTCTAACCTCAGCTCTGCTCACAAGGGCCCAGCCACACCCCCTCTGGCGGACACCAAAACCCCCACCCTTCTTGAGCCCTTCTCAGGCCTAACCCCTCGTGGGTGCTGTGGTCTGTGGATGCCTGGCCTCATCTGCCCCATCCCCTCCTGTGTCCCTCCCACTGCTCCTCCTCAGCCTCCACACTTCCTCTGCATTCTCTGGCTTGGACCTTGTCTTCCCTACTTGGGCCACCCCAGGGCCTTCCAGTTAGTGTGCCTGAGGAGCCAGGGGTGGCTTCCAGGCCACGATGCCTCAGCTGCGGTGCCACAGGGTCCAGGCTGCTGGCCCACAGCTGAGCAGTGGGCGCTGCTGACCCCTGACTTGCCCACAGAGTCCATCGCTATCAGCGTAGGCCCTGCCATGGAAAAGACTGGGGTGTGGGCCTCCCTCTGCTAGAGTCCCTCTCTCAGGCCTAGGGTTTGAATTCCACCTGCACACCCATGGCTCCCAGGTCTCAGACCCCAGTCTGACCTCCATACTGAGCTCCAGACGCCTACTCAGCATCTCCACCTAGACGTCTCAGGCGTCTCAAGGTGAATATGGTCAACACAGCTCTGAACTGGGACCTACCCGGTTGTGTTAGTTTCCTGCTGtcgctgtaacaaagtaccacttTGTGGCTTAAACCAACGCACAGTTAGTGTACTTCTGCCGaccagaagtctaaaatgggtccACAAGGCTgggctccttctggaggctctaggggagaatccatttccaaggctttcccagcttccagaagccaccacattccttggcttcttTGAATCACTCTTGCATCCACCGTCACATCTCCTGCTGACTGACCCCCTGCCTTCTAGCTAACAGGACCCTTGTCATTGCATTGGGCCCATCTTGATCATCCAGAATAATCGCCCTGTCTCAAGATTCTTAACTTAATCATGCCTTCCTTTTACCATATAAAATAACAGATTCACAAGTTTCAGGGATCAGGCATGAATTTTGGAGGTTGTGCGTGTGGAGTGGGGGGCTCTCTTCAGCCCGCCGCACTTGCCCTTTCAAATCTATCACTTTCCCAGTCTCCCTGTCTCCATAATTGGCCTTCCCATCCTTTTAGTTTCCTGAGCTATTGTCTCAACCTTCAAAACAGACTCATAATCTGAGCACTTCTCACCATTTTCCattgccccatccctgctcctgTCTCCATTCACCTCTTGCTTGGACTACTGCAGTAGCCTCTTGGCTGGCCCCCACTTCCACCCTTACTGCCTAAGGTCTGTTCTCTACCCGGcagaaatgatcttttaaaaaaacgtaaatcaggggcacctgtgtggctcaatcagcgaagcagctgactttggctcaggtcatgatctcgcggtgcgggagttcgagccccgcattgggatctctgctgacagcctagagcctgcttgggactctgtctctccctccctctttctgcccctctcctgggctctcactctctctctcaaaataaataaacaattttttaaaatgtaaaccagGAATTTCTTGGGCCTTATGTTGAGCCATGGTGCTGCTGGAGAGCAAGCACTTCCTGATGAAGCTGACCAGATTCTTCTAGAAGTGCTGTTTGTCATGCAGCGTGCTGGTCACCCTAAAGAAGTATGATGGTCAGACTAAACCCATTCCAAGGAAAGTTCTGCGGAGGGCTGTGAGCCCTCAGACAGCAAGTGTCTGTTAAGAGCTACTGATGGCAAAGGTTAGCACTGTGGTGAGCTCCCGAAGAAGTGAACAAGTTTCAGATGGCTTACTCAAACCTACCGAGAGCTATCATGGATGGGCGGAAGGAggacaaaaaaaacaagagtaaGAAGAATGAAGCAGCACAGTGAAGGGCACCAGAGTTCCAACTAACCACCAAATTACTACACTTCCGTTTACTACACTTCCACTTCCATTACTACACTTGTCGTTTTTTACATTTGGCCACAAAGCCAGGTTCCTGGTTCCCCTATAACAACTTTTCATGTGAGATTAGTGTCATTTTGGACTGCAGCACGTAGAGGGTAGTTGTAAGAAGCcaagtttattttatcttatttttaatttttttaatgtttatttttaatttttttttaatatttatttttgagagagacagagtgcgattggggctggggaaggggcagagagagagagacacacacacagaatccgaagcaggctccaggcccagagatgtcagcacagtctgaagcggggctcacacccacgaactgtgagatcatgacctgagcataagtcTGACGCTCAaacgagtgagccacccaggcaccctgtgaagCCAAGTTTAGTTTAGAATTGACTAGTTGGTCTGTGTTGCATGGTTGCATATCCCGGAATCATAATGTCTCTGTAGCTATGGGTGCAAAAAAAatggatcattaaaaaaaaaaaaaaaagtaaatcatatCATGACATGCCCCTGAGAATGGAATAGGGCACAGTCCActtcctgcccacctctctgACCTAGTCTCCTACTTCTCTCTGATAGCTGGTTCCcacccctgggcctttgcactggctgttacAGCTGCTTGGAACACCTTTCCCCTAGATCTTTGAATGGCTGTTTCCTTCTTATCCTTCATCTCCACTTAAAGACCACGTCTTCAGAGAGGACTTTTTACTCACGTCCTGACTCCCTAGTCACTGCCTATTATATTGCCTGTTGTTATTTGCCTCTTATCAAATGAGTTACCTAAAATTATCTtgcttattcttttgtttcttgtcaATCCTTTCTCAGCCATGGAATGTTGACTCCCTGAGATAAGGGCTTGGTCTTTCACCATAGTAACCCCAGTACCCAAAACAGTGTGGGCCACGTGCTAGATACGCAGTAAACACCTAAATAATTCTATCCACAAGACTTCAATACTCAATCTTCACACTGAGAGATGGAGTTGAACTCCAAACTGAAATTGTAGACACATCACAGTACTTGTCTTGAGACCTCATCTCTCTTATCCTGAAGTCTAACCGCACCACCCACTCGACCTTTTCCTCCCCTGATCCTGGTGTAAAGAATGACTCAGTTTCCTAGTCAGTGTGAAAACCGGAGGAAGAGAGCAGCTCACGGGGACTGTGAGTACAGTCGGAGGAAGGGTACTCTACCAGTCTACCAGGAAGGACTAACCGCTATCTCCTAGGAAAAGCCTGCAGAGTCTGATTGTAAGGACCATGGAAATGGCAGTGGGAGGAATCCCTAAACCGGAGTAAAAAGTGCGTGTGCCTTTAAGAGGAGAGTCGGAAAAATAGAGGGGGCGTCACCCTAGGAAAAGTAGTCTCAGGCTCAATCAAGCGGGTGGCCTAAGAAAAACCGGCCCCTTCCGGTTACGTAGCCTAGCAAGATGGCGGCGCCCAAGGCGGTAAGTGACCGGATCTCCATGAGCCCCCAGATTGAAGCCTGCTCTGCTGTCTCAGCCTTCAGGGTTTCTGTCAACACCCAGGAAGCAAGGAGCAAGAGGCAGCAGAAGGCCTCTCCCACTAAGGCTCGCGATGGGATCGCAGACACGCAGCCTCTGGGGGTCGGGAAGGATCGGTGTGAGTCGCAGATAGCCGAGGCGCTTTAGGGAGGAAGCGGGGCGGAGACTTGGCTGGGGGAGCCAATGGGGAAGCAGGGAGTGTGTTCCGAAAATGGCGCATCCAGCCAatcagagggagggatggattgCGGGCTCTATTGAGTCGGGCTGGCGAGTGCCTGGGAGTGGGACCTGCAAAGGAAGGGGGTTAGGGAGGGATTGGAGAAGCCAGGGTTTGAGGGCCTACAGTAAGAGACAAAAGGATATAGTTGAGGAGAGCTCATGGGACAGTTCGGAATttttatggaaaagcaaagggatGATGGGAATTGAGGACAGGAAACAAAGGGTCAAATTTAGCAGTTCTGAGGGAGGGACCTAGGGGAAATTAAGGGAAGAACTTGCGATATTCCTGGAGGGAATTTAGGAAGACCTGAGTAAAATCAAGGAATGGATTTAGGGCAAAATAAAGTGAGAGGTTGGAAACCTGggaattttgaggaaaaataaggATTTGGGCAAATTGTTGAGAAAATTTGGTTGAAACGGAAGGAGAAATTGGAGCAGGCTAAGAGAAGACTGGAGGAAGATTGAAGAGGAGGTAGATTAAGGGTGGTTTggagaaaccaagaaaaattaagattatattttggcgggggggggcgcctgactggctcagtcagtagagcgtgggacttttgatcttgggggttgtttgatccctgcattgggcgtagagattgcttacaaataaaatctttaaaaaatatatatttttttatcttgggggttgtgagttcgatccctgcattgggcgtagagattacttacgaataaaatctttaaaatatatatattttggggagATAGAAGTGGGTTATTTAGGAAGACTCCAAGGAAAATGGGGTATAATTAAGGGGATATTTTGTGGGAAATTAAGAGCTCAGATAATACACAAACATAAGGGTTTGGGGAAAGATCGGGGGAGAATTGGGATGACCAAGAATGGCCAAATCAAAGAATTTAGGATTGAATTTGGGGGAAACATGGGGAAATCTGGAGGGGGGGGGTCCCAAAAGCAGAATTTGGAAGTTCTGAAAGGAGAAATTTGTGAGCCAGGAAGCAGTGTTGGGGTGACAATTCATGGACCAAGAACAGGGGTATCTGGCTCTGACTCTCACAGGACACTCCAGGCTCAGCGTCTCCTTTCCCATCCTCCCCAGTCCCTGCACCTGGTGGCCCCAGTATGGAATGGGGGTACCAGGGGCATCGGTGGCCTGAGCAGGGTGGTGGCCCCCGAGGGCAATCAGAAGAAGGGGAGGTCGCTGCTCCAGTTCCTGGCTGACCGCTTCTATGACGTGGAGGCTCTCAGGGACCATCTGCTCCGAAAGCGGGTGTCGAAGGTGCACCAGAAAAATCGGTGAGAACCCTGCTGCTGGGCCTTACCGGGGAGAACTCAGATCCTGCCCTTGTGACTCCCGGACAGCCGTGTGGCTTCCATACCAGCACTGCCCAGTTGTATCTTCATCTCCAGCCACACCCTTCCCAAGGGTTCGAGCTCATATGGGTGACCTGCTGCCCACCATCTCTTGGAGGCACCTCAAGACATGGATGGCACCTCAGACTTAACATGGGGAACAGCAAGCCCTTGACTTGCCCCTAAGAAAGTCTGTTCACCCCCAAGCCTTCCCCATCCCAGGAAACAGCAGCACTGTTCCCAGTGTTTCAGGCCACATTCCAAGGAGTCCTCCCTGATccttcttctcttgttttccacCTCTAGCCCACCAATAAAATACTAGATCATCGCAAATTTGACCCGTTGTTACTGGTCCTATTTTAGTCTGGTCTCAGCCCCTTCATTTTATGGTTAGGGTTAGTGCATTAATCTCCTAAACTGATCCCCCTTTGCCTCTTCCAGTCTATGGTCTATAAATCATCCAAAGGACTCTTAAGAAACTAAaatagagggacgcctgggtggctcagtccgttaagcatcagactcttggtttcagctcagatcatgatctcacagttctgtaagtttgagccctacatcgggctctgcaaagacagtgtggagcctgcttgggattctctctctctctctctctctctcgctctctctctcgctctcgctctctctccttctcaaaataaactaaaaaaaaaaaaaaaggaaaacactcttTTGCTTAAAAACCTCAAATGGTTTCCCCTTGCAACTAGAATGAAAGCCAGACTCCAAGGCCTAAAATCTGAGCCTTGAGACCCCTACCCCTACTCCCCTTATGCCCACCAGCATGGTGTCCACGTGGCTATTTTTTTCTGCCATCCTAATTTGAGCCTCTGAGCCTTTCCACTAGCTGTTGTCCTAGCCTGGCAGGCTTTTGCCTTGACCTTCGACTTTCTTCCCACCACTCAAATCTCTGCTCAGGCGTCACCTCCTGcatgaagtatttctttttttttttttttttttaatttttttttcaacgtttatttattttttgagacagagagagacagagcatgaacgggggaggggcagagagagagggagacacagaatccgaaacaggctccaggccctgagccatcagcccagagcccgacgcggggctcgaactcacggaccgtgagatcgtgacctggctgaagtcggacgcttaaccgactgcgccacccaggcgccccaagaagtatTTCTTAATAAAGTAGCGTTCTGCTTCTCCACCCCTGACCCAAGGCACTCCTAGTCAGTCCCTCTGTGTTGTTTTCATGTGGAACAGAGTCTCTCTGCAATTCGCCCTTAATTTCCTGGTTATCTGTTTCCTTCTGTATATTAGCTTCACAAGGGCAGGGGCCACTATCTGTTGGTGCCCAGCACTGAATAGATACCAGTAAATCCTTGCAGCCTGTGTCatcagtctgtctgtctgcatGTCCCAGACCTGCTGCTGCAGACTCTGGGCAGCACCGgggcatggtgggggaggggtgcggggggaCCTCCTGGGGCCGCACCCTCAGCTACTGTTCTCTCCACAGACCCTTCAACCGCATCAACCAGCGATACGGTCCCTACGTCGCGGGTGCCTATTTCATCCTGAAGCAGGGAGGCGCGGTCAGGTATGATGGCACAAGTGTCCAAAGTGGGCTGGGGGGAGGCCGTGGAGCACGGACCCTGAGGCTCTCCTGACTCCCCATGAGCTCTGGGCTCCAGCCCCTACTGGCTCTAGGGCTTGGGGCTCGTTCCTGAACTTGTTCCGCTCTGTCACCTGTAAAACGGGACAGCAGTTGTACCCAACCTATGAGGTTTGCTGCAAAGATTCAAAGCCATTTTGCTACCAAAGCACTTGGAACAGGCCTGGCACAGCACACGTGCTCAGTAAATatccatgtttcttttctttccttggccccttcctttctccttcttcccttcctcctcctggtttttctcccctttttttcttcttctttgaaacAGGTCATTTATGCATCTACCCCTCATTTTGTTCCCATGAAAACTTTCAGGGCCTGAAAGTTTCAGGTGCCTGCGAGTGCACCAGATCCCGTGGGACCATGTCGCCCGGGGCTGGGGAGCATCCtctggaggcctggggagggggggggggtgtcctgctgacacccctctcccccttccagGTTTCAGGGCAGGGAGTGGATCCGGCCAAATCAGCGTGGCCACTTCTCTCTGGACTTCTTGAAGTTGCAGGCGGTGCCCGTAGAGGCCGTCGATGCCAGCGGCTGTGCCATCAACTACCAAGGCCTGGACAGCCTCTGTGAGTGCGGTGGAGACGGGCAGGGCCGTGCGTTTTCCCTTTGGCGGTGGGTTCCAGAAAGGCCCTCAGTGccgtccctcctgccccccttgCAGTGGCCCTGAAGGAGCTCCAGTTCCTGTGGCTGCAGCGCTGCCCCCACGTGGATGACTGGTGTCTCAGCCGCCTCCACCCGCTGGCCAGCTCGCTGCAGGAGCTCTCGCTGGCCGGCTGTCCCCGAGTCTCTGAACGGGGCCTCGCCTGCCTCCACCACCTCTGGTGAGACCGCGGCTCAAGCCAGGGTGGGGGCTCCCACCCGACAGGTGCGGGAAAGCGGGGAGGGGGCCCGTCAGGCAGTCCCCGTGTCCCTGCCGCCACGACTAATCCGGAGCACGTGTGGGGTCGGCACAGATGAGCAGTCGCGGTGAAtctgtggcagagggagaggatgcctggtttttcttccttttggtttCAACGAAGACCCCGTGACATTTGCACTGTTGTAAACAGTAGGAGCTAGAGTGTGCGTCCGGGATTAACGTGGTGGGTGTCGTGTACTTGAGCCGCTCTAACGTTTTCTGGACCCTGGAGGACTTTACTGTTAAGGAGCTGGGGGCTGAAGTGGGGGCtggcacaccccctcccccacacagagGCCATCCTGACGCGGGCCTCCCCCCTTGGTGCCTCCTCTCAGGAACCTCCGCAGACTGGACATCTCGGACCTCCCTGCCGTGTCCAGTCCGGGCCTCACTCGGATCCTGGTGGAAGAGATGCTTCCTAGTTGCGAGGTCCTGGGGGCCGACTGGGCCCAGGGCCTCAAGCTGGGGCCAGAGGAGCAGCCTCGGGACACAGccggccccacccctgcctaGCCCTCGGCCAGCCACCATCAGGCTGGATCTCAGCGGGACCCGGCAGAGTGTCCCACAGTTCCCCATACTTCTGGCTTCCGTCGGGTTCACTCGGTGTGGGGGTTGGGCTCTGGCTGGCTGCATCCTGGGGGGAAAGGTCACAGCTTTCCCTGTGTCTCCTGTCAGGAGGCTCTGTCCACAGGCTTCTCTCCTGGGTTCCAACCAACAgtcacctcctcctgcctcttcAGGCCTGGGGGAGGGTTACCAGCCCCAGGAGCTGTGCTCCCCCCACGGTTTCCCCACACCTGCCCACTAGCACGTAAGAGACTCTGCTCTTGTGTCCAGAGACTCTCCAAGTATCTTTATTTGAGTGTGCTACTGCTTCCTGCCCAGACCTGGCTGACACGGGGGCGCTGCTGGCACGCTAGGGGATGGGTCTTCGGGTTGTGACACCGCTCAGCTCACCGCAGGCTACGGCATCCCTGGCCTGCACTCAAGAGATGCCGGGAGCGCCCCAGGTCCCACAGTGTTGCCGCTTACCCACGTATTGGCTCCAAATTCAGCGTTCTCGTTTGCTCCGTGAAAACTGACCTGGGCCTTTGCTAAGTGGCACGAAGAGGTTTGTCAGTAGAGGGCGCCCTAGAGGTTCCAGGAGGAGAGGCTTTTGCTTCCTGGTTCCTGACGATGGCGGTGTGCTCACTCTTTGGTCTGGCTCCCTGCCCTGAGTGCTCAGTGGTCAGCAGCttcccctacccacccccccaccccacccccccgccggcAGCTTCAGAGCTGTGCCTGCACTGAGGCACCTCCCTGCAAATGACTCTCCATGGCACCCCGCCTGGGGGACCTCCAGTAAATGCCGAGGCACCTTACCAGCGAGTCCGTTATTTCAATTTGCCATTCAAGTCAATAATTCTTTACATTAAACTTCACCTGCTCAATTTACTATGTGGTGTTTCTCTCCTGACTGGATCCGCGCTCATACAGCACTGGCATCTGGAGTGTTCCAGGA contains the following coding sequences:
- the DMAC2 gene encoding distal membrane-arm assembly complex protein 2 isoform X2 gives rise to the protein MAAPKASLHLVAPVWNGGTRGIGGLSRVVAPEGNQKKGRSLLQFLADRFYDVEALRDHLLRKRVSKVHQKNRPFNRINQRYGPYVAGAYFILKQGGAVRFQGREWIRPNQRGHFSLDFLKLQAVPVEAVDASGCAINYQGLDSLLALKELQFLWLQRCPHVDDWCLSRLHPLASSLQELSLAGCPRVSERGLACLHHLWNLRRLDISDLPAVSSPGLTRILVEEMLPSCEVLGADWAQGLKLGPEEQPRDTAGPTPA
- the DMAC2 gene encoding distal membrane-arm assembly complex protein 2 isoform X1; translated protein: MTKNGQIKEFRIEFGGNMGKSGGGGSQKQNLEVLKGEICEPGSSVGVTIHGPRTGVSGSDSHRTLQAQRLLSHPPQSLHLVAPVWNGGTRGIGGLSRVVAPEGNQKKGRSLLQFLADRFYDVEALRDHLLRKRVSKVHQKNRPFNRINQRYGPYVAGAYFILKQGGAVRFQGREWIRPNQRGHFSLDFLKLQAVPVEAVDASGCAINYQGLDSLLALKELQFLWLQRCPHVDDWCLSRLHPLASSLQELSLAGCPRVSERGLACLHHLWNLRRLDISDLPAVSSPGLTRILVEEMLPSCEVLGADWAQGLKLGPEEQPRDTAGPTPA